GGGTGATCGTTGCCGGCTCGTGAAATTCGACACGAACGGGCGCGTCGTATATTCGGGCGCGATGAAAGTTGACCGCTATACACCGTGCCCGGCGTGGTTGGGGCAGTACACGTTTGATGACAACAAGAACCTGTACACCGTCGATAGCGTTCACGGAGCGGTGATCAGAATCACTCCGGACGGTAAAGTGTCGAGTTACGGGATGTTTCACAATGGACCGCCCCAAGGCATTAGCTTCAAAAACGGTAAGCTATACGTGACCGCTCGGGCGACCGTCTTTTCGCTCGATCCGGCGCTTTGGTAGTGTGAAAGAGCTCGTCGACAGGCTGCGCGGCGCGAGGTCCATTTTCGCCCTGACGGGCTCGGGGATTTCTGCCGAAAGCGGCCTGCCGACGTTTCGCGGCGTCGGCGGCCTGTGGCGCTCGCATCGCGTGGAGGAGCTGGCGTCGCCCGAAGGGTTCGCGCGCGACCCGGTGTTGGTGTGGACCTGGTACAACGAACGCCTTGCCGCGCACCGTCGCGCCAGTCCGAACCGGGGGCACTACGCCCTGGCGCAACTGGAACAAATAACGCGCGGCTTCGCGCTGGCGACGCAAAACGTCGACTCGCTCCACTTGCGCGCCGGAACGCGCAACCTCATCGAACTGCATGGTAATCTGCGCGAAGCGCGCTGCGATCGCTGCGGCGAACGTCGGCCGCTCGATGCCGCCGGGCTGCCGCTCGATGAGATCGATCATGCCTGCGGCGGCCGCATGCGCCCCGATATCGTGTGGTTTGGCGAAGCGCTCCCGCGTGCGGCCTGGGAACGCGCCCAAGCGGCTGCGGCAAAAGCGGACGTCATTCTCGTCATCGGCACCAGTGCCGTCGTGTATCCCGCAGCGGCGCTCGCTACGCACCACAACCGCTCTGCGTTTATCGCCGAAATCAATCCCGAGGAAACCGCGATCAGCGACAGCGTCGACTGCGTGCTGCGCGGCACCGCCGCCGAAACGCTGCCCAAAATCGTTGAGGTCATCGATGTTACGACGTGAAAACAGGTTTGGGCGAATATTCGCTCAAGCGGAAGCTCGACGTTAGGGACCAAATCGACGCGTTGCAGTTCGCCCCACCATACGGACCTGACCTCGCTCATATTCGAAGAGGCCACCGGATAGGGCGAGAGCGGATCAAGGAGCTTGATCCGCTCTCGCTTGTAGCTCTTACGCAGAGCAATTTTCGCAGACGGGCAACCCCATATTAGCATACTCGCAACTCATGCTCAAGGTTGCCCAAACCCCTGCGACGCCGTTGAGCTACGGGCGCAACGGAAGGATTGTAACGTTGGTTTGTAGCTGATCTATTATCGGATGATGAGCAGTTAGTGTTGAAAGCCCCGGTTCGCGATATGCGTCCTGTATATTGGGCGATGGGAGTATTTGCCGTCGTCTACATCGCGTTGGATCTCAATAAGTTCTACGCGCTGCGTTACGGCGCCGACATGGGGACGTTTCTGCAAACGATCTCCAACATGCGCGACGGGTCGTCATGGAACTTCGGCGAGTGGCGTCCGCATCTGCAAGTTCACGATTCGTGGATCTTGTTCGCGCTCGTGCCGCTCATTGCGCTGTTCCCGCGCGGCGAAACGCTAATTGTCGCGCAGGCCCTGATCGTCGCATCGGCCGCAATACCGCTGGCATTGTTCGCGCGCGAGATCGGCGTCTCGCCCAAGCTTGCAAATCTGCTGGCCATCGCATACCTGCTGTCCCCGTCGGCGCAGGGGTTCACGTACGATAACTTTTCGGAAAACGTGTTCGTGCCGGTGCTCGCCGTTAGCGCGGCGCTCTGCGCGCGGCGGCGTGCGCTGTGGCCCACGCTGCTCTGCGCCGAGCTGCTCATGGGCGTCAAAGAAGACGAGATTCTCTTTGTCGCATGGTTTGCCGCAGCGTGTTTTCTCTTTTGGGATCGTCGAATCGGCGCGGCGGCTTTCGGTTTGGCGACGCTCAACGCGGCGGCGTTTTGGGGAGTAGAACTTATGTTCGGAGGGCACTCGAACGCGCCGGGTTACGCACTTGCCGTCGAGGACGCGGGCGGCAAGCTGACGCTGATCGCGCTGCTGCTTGCGCCGTTTGCGTTTACACCGCTGTTCGTCGGCCGGTGGCTGGCATTGTCGATTCCGCTGTTGGCCGAGATCGTGTTCGCGCAGCACAACCCCTACGAACCCAGCCGCATCGGAACCCACTACACCGCGCCGTTGCTGGCGACTGCGGCGCTCGCCGCGGCGTTCGGTATTCGTCGCGCTCCGCGATGGGCGCCGTGGATGGTGCCGTGCGCGCTCGTCGTGATGTTGTTCGTCTTCAACGATACGGCGTTGCGGCCGGGACGTTGGCCGTTCATCGTGGACTGGAACGCGTACGCGCGCGCGGTTGCCGTTCGCGACGCGCAAACCGGCGTGCTGCTGCATCGGCGCGACGAAGGCGCGTGGGCGGTCGCTGCGGTCAATCCGCGCGTCCGGCTCGAACAACGGGCCGATCCGCAGTTCGTCGCGTGTCCGGGTTACAATACCAACGCTGCCGCATTCTTCTCGAGCATCGGCATCGGGCCGCATCGCGACGACGTGTTGTGCGGCGGGGTCCCGGTGAATCGCTAAGGCGGAAGTTGAATCGGCGGCCCGTCGTCGTCTTCGTACGTCTCGACGACGGGCGGCTCGGGCAGCGCCGGCTCGGCGTTGTCGAGACTGGAGAAACGCACCGGCGTGCGCTTCGGCTCGATACCCTTGAACGAGGGCCGCTCCACGATCACGGGATCTTTCACGCGCTTGTCGATCACGTTCGGCGGCTTGGGTGCGGCGTCGACCCGCGAGGGGTCGGGCGCGGGTTCCGGATCCGGAAGCGGACGCTCCAGGGGTTCTTCGGGCTGCACGACCGTCCGCTTGAACGCGCTTTGCGAGGGCAGCGTCAGACGATCGTCCTTGGCGCTCTTGCGCAGCCCGCGAATCACGTACGCGTTGTGCAGGCGCCGCAAACCGCGCAGCGGCAGCGACGACGTCGGAACGCCGACGAACGTCTCGCGGACGGGATCGTACGTTGCTTCCGACGCGACGATCGTCGCGTTGAGTTCTTCGGACGCAGCTTCAAGCCGCATCGCGACGTCGGCAGGGTTGCCGATGACCGCGAACTCCCGGCGATGTTGAAAGCCCGTATCGCCGGCGACGATCTTCCCGGAGTTCACGCCGATTCCCACGGTGAACGCGCGGCGGCCTTGTCCTTGCCAACGCGTTTCCATAGCCTTGACCATGCGCATGATATCCAGCGCGGCGCGCAGCGCGCGTTCTTCTTGAAACGTTTCGTCGAGCAGAACGCCGAAGACGGCGGTGACGGTGTCGCCGCGCAGCGACTCGATCATACCGTGGTTGCGCTGCGCCGCTTTACCGGCGATGGTGTAGAATTCGTTGAGATACGTGAGAGTCTCTTCGGGCGACAAGTCTTCGGCGAAGAGCGCGAAGTTGTGAATGCGGCAGGACAGGATCGTCGCGTAATATTCGCGCGCCGTGAAGAGCCGGGGGTCGTTGCGCGCGAGCAGCTCTTCGACGACCGGCGGCGGAACGTAGCGCGAGAAGAGCGCGACGACACGCCCCCGCTCTTCACGTTCGGTCATATAGCGCCGAAAGAAAATCGACGCGTATACGGCTGCTCCGATGGCGATAACGATCGCAAGACCGAGAAGCACCGCCATCGCCGGCTTCCTCTATCCTAGTGGCAGGTTGCCGGCGTCTGTTGCGGTGCCGGCGAGGGCGACGGCGTCGCCTTCTTGTGGCCGAACAGGCCGCCGACGTTTACTCCGCCCGGTATCAGATTGCTGCCCGGAACCTGGTTCACGACGCCGTTCACTTGCGTCTGCGCGTAGGCGACCACTTTGCCTTGGGCCGCGTCCCAGCTCGTCGGTACGCCGAACTCGGGCGAGAACTGGTCGATGAGCTGCTGGGTAAGCTGCTGCACCTGCGCTCGAATGATGCCGTTGACCAGTTGCGCGGCCAGCGATTGGCCGGCGATGACGCTGAAGACTTGGCCGTTCTTGAACGTTACGCGAACCGGCATGCTCTTGTCGCAGAGCTCGTAGACGTTCACACGCATGTTGCCCTTGTCGTCGTACGCGATGTCGCCTTGCGTGCCGCGCACTGCGACCGAACCCGTCGCGGTTTGGAACGTGTAGTTGGCTTGTGCGCCTTTGGGATGCTGCACCGCAAACCGCACTTTGCCGTCGTACAAGACGAACTTCGCGTTGGCGATGTTCGTCTGATTGAAGAAGGCAAGCTGCACTTTGGAATCCGAGCCCACCATCACTTGCGAGCTGTCCGGCAGAATCACTGCGCCGAGCGAATCCGCGCCGGTAATGGCGGTGTACTGGTCGTTGACGCCGACGATGGCGTTGACGCCCACCGGGACCGGCGTCTTGTTGGGCGCCTGATACGAGACGGCCCCCTTTTTGTTCTGTAACTGCTTGTCGTCGCCGGCGAGCGACGGCAAGGCACAGGCAAGGACCAGCGCATAAGCGCAGGCCGCCAAGACGATTCCTAAGCGCTTCATGACGACAGGTTAAGCAGGCGGGGCGAGGACTCCCGTCCGGATGCGACTAACGCGCGAGTGTGACGCTCGCAGCGCTCGTGCTTTTGCATCTGCTTCCACGGCCGGCCAGCGTCGAGCTCCTCCCGTGCCGTGTTTCCGCCGCCGCGTTGCGTACGGTCGCGCCGCGGTTTGACGGCGGCGCTCGCGACGAACTCGACGAGCGGTGGACGGCCCTGGGCCTGGGGCGGCTGCGGACGAGCGACGCACCGGCGATTCTCGTCCGGCGCGATCGCAGCCTCGGCGCGCAGGCGTATCGGCTCACCGTGCGAGATGGACGGGCCGTCATCGATAGCGGCGACGCCGACGGTGCCTTCTACGGCGCCATGACGCTCGCGCAGCTGCCTCAACGCGACGGCGCGTCGTGGACGGTCCCGTGCGTGCGCGTCGAAGACCGGCCGGCGCTTCGCTGGCGCGTGCTCTCCGACGACGTGTCGCGCGGACCGCTGCCCACGATGCGCTACTTCGAAGAACGGATTCGCACGATCGCCGCGTTTAAGATGAACGGTTACTCGCCGTACATGGAGCACGTCTTCCTCAGCCCAACCGATCCGCTGCCGGCGCCGCTCGACGGCATCACGCCGGCGCAGCTCCACGATCTCGCCGTCTACGCCAAGCGCTTTCACGTCGCGCTGATTCCGCAGCAGCAAACGCTCGCGCACATGCACGGTACGCTGCGGGTCGAAGAGTACGCAGACGCAGCCGCCACGTCGCACGGTTTTCTCATCGCTCCCGGCTCCGCGCCCGGGCAAGCGTATCTCGCGCGCGTTATCGGTCAAGAGTTGGCCGCGGTGCCCCACCCGCCGTTCTTTCACATCGGCTCCGATGAAGCCGACGTCTCTGCGTCCGATTTCGTCGATCACGTGTCGGCGATGAACCGGTTGATCGCGCCGTCGGGCGCGCGCGTCATGTTCTGGGACGACGCGCTCGAGAACAACCCGTCGATGGCTCCCCGCTTACCGCGCAGCTCCGCGATCGTCAACTGGCATTATACGCTCGAGCCAAGCTTCCAGCATTATATCGACCTGATCGCGCGCAGCGGCTTCGCACAGATGGTCGATCCGGGCGACGCCAATTGGAATCAAATTTTTCCCGACGTCGACGGTGCGCTCGCGACTGAAAACCGTTTCATCGGCGAGGGAAAGCGTTCGCGCGTCCTCGGCCTCTACGAATCGACTTGGCACGACGACGGCGAAACGCTCTACGAAGCGACGTGGTATCCGGTGCTTTACGCCGCCGCCTCGGCGTGGGAACGCGACGACGTCGATCCCCAACGCTTCGAGCGCGACTTCGGGGCGGCATTTTTTGGAGCCGGCGACGCAACGTTCGGCAGCGACGCGGTGCGCTTGGGCGACGCGTTGCACCGTATTGCACCCAACGCGTATGACAATCCGAGCGACGTGCTCTTCTGGACCGACCCCTTCGACGCGGCTGCGAACGCGCGCATGAGCTCGGCCGATCTGCGCGCGGTTCGTCTCGATGCCGAATCGGTCGAACGGCACCTCTACGATACGCGGCCGCCGCTGCACGCCAACGCTGCCTTCGTGATGTTCCTGGCAGCGCGCCGCTACGATGCGCTCGCGCGCAAGTTTCAAATCACGCGCGAAGTGCGCGATCTGTACGCCGACGCGGTCGCCCATGCGGGCGAAACCGGCGGACCTTCGGTGCGCGACCTGTTGTGGTGCAAATATTGGATGTGGGAGCTGCGCGACTCCTACGAAGAACTCGCGCCGCTGTACGCGCGAGCGTGGCGGTACGAAAGCCGCGAGAGCCACCTGGCCAGCAACCTCGAACGATACCATCTCGCCGCGCAGCGCGCGATATCGTTGAGCGACGCCTTCTACCGCGCACTCTACGACGACTACGTCCCGAAGAAGGCGCTGCCGCCGCTCGAGGATATCATCAGGTGAGTGCCGCCCTCGTTCTGATCGTGTTTCTCTTTTTTGCGGTCGCGATGTACTTGCGGTGGCTTCCGGCCTTGATCGCGGTTCCCGCGATGGCCATCGTTATGTCGGTGGCGGCGGGCGTTCCGGCGTCGCAGTTGGGAGACGTCATCGTCGGCGGTTCGGCCGCGTTGGCGCCGGTGTACGTTGCGGTGGTTTTCGGCGCATTACTCGGGCGTGTGACGCTCGACACCGGGATCGCGCGCGCGATGATCAATCTCGCGGCCGAGTACGGCGGCGAGAGCCCGTTTCTCTTTGCGATCGTCGTATGTGCGGTGGTCGCCGTGCTCTTCACGTCGCTTTCGGGCTTGGGCGCGATCATCATGGTCGGGTCGATCGTGCTGCCGATTCTCATGACGACGGGCGTACCGCGCACCGCTGCGGCGACGCTGTTCCTGATGTCGTTCGCGCTCGGCTTCATTTTTAACATTGCGAACTGGAAGTTCTACACGACGTACTTTCACGTGGCGCGCGAACAGATGGTGCTCTACGCCGTCGCTCTGGCGGCGATCGATGCGATCGCGCTGTTGATCTACGCAATCGTGGCGTTTCGCCGCGAGCGCGAGTACGCGACGTGGGCCGTCCGAGCGGAACGAGAAGACGACGAACCCGGCGTTCCCGCGGTGGCGCTCGTCATTCCGATCCTGCCGATCGCGCTCTACTATTCGCCGCTGCACGTCGATGCGGCACCGGCGTTTCTGATCTCAGCGGTTGCGGGCGTGTTGATCGCGCGGCCGCGCGATGCGGTGCAAACGCTGGTGGCCGCGGCCATTCGCGGGGTCGAAGACGTCGCCCCCGCGCTCCTGCTCTTTATGGGAATCGGGATGCTGTTCGTCGCCACGCAGAAGCCGGAGTTTGCCGGCGCGCTGCACGCGCTGGTAGCCGGAGGGTGGGCGAGCAATCCGATCGCGTTCGTGCTGGTGTTCGGCGTTGCGAGTCCCCTCGCGCTCTATCGCGGGCCGCTCAATCCGTTCGGCGTGGGCATCGCGGTCTTTACCGTGCTGCTCGCCTCGCACGCACTGCCTGCGCCGGTTCTCGTGGCCGCAATCATGGCGGTCGTGCAGGTGCAGAACGTGTGCGATCCCACCAATACCGCCAACGTCTGGGTTGCCAATTTCACCGGCGTCGACATCGAAACGATCACCAAGCGGACGCTGCCGTTCCAAACCGCCGTGGCCATTGCGGCCACGATTCTGTGCGTCGTCGCCACGCCGGCCCTGTTTGGAACGCGCGCCTTTGCATCGGCGATCCCTCCGGCGCGCGCCGACGCGCTGCCTGCGGGTCTGTTCGCTTCCGCCCAGGCGCGCGATCGTATCGCCGTCGGCAACGACCGGTCGGCGCTGGCGGGTGCCGCGGATGCGTCGGTCGTCGACGCCCTGCGCGATGCGAAATGGGAGGCGTTTGCGGTATCGGGAGATCCAAACACCAGCGACTGTACGCGCAAGCCGTATGCCGCGTACGTCGACGTGTCGACGTCTCAGTTTTCGCTGATCGAAGGCACGGATCTCGACGTCGGGTTACGCCTGGAGGACTGCGGCGGGTGGATCGTCGACGAGTGGCACGATCACCGCGTTTTCGCGGGAACGCCAGGAAGCGGCGACGCTGCCGCGCTGGCGCGTGAAGGCGTGAATCGCCTGCGCGGCTGGATGACGGCCAATCCGCAGCGCGGCGAAACGCTGTTGCGCGACGGCGTCGCGTGGGTACCGGGCGACGCTCCCACGTACTTCTATACCTTATTCAAGACCGTCGACGGAAACTTGCGTCTCTACGTACGCGGCGGCGGCCCGGCCTATGCCGCCGGGCTGCGCTCCGGGGACGTCGTGAACAAGATAGACGGCAAGTGGTGGTGGGAGTACGGCACGTATCAAGCGCAGCAGCGCGCGTACGACGGGAAGCCGCACGACTTCGAGATCGTTCGTAACGGGATTACACAGAACGTCGCTTTGGGGGAACCGTTCCATGGCTAAGATCGATCCGGTGCTGGCGCGCTTTTGCGACGAACGCGAAAGCGCGCGTCTCGACGAACTCAAGCGTTGGATCGCGATGCCCTCGATATCGGCCGATCCCGAACGCGCCGGCGACGTGCGGCTTTGCTGCACCCTCATCGTCGACCGCATGCGCGAGATCGGCCTCGAGGCAAGCGTGTTGGAAACCGACGGCAACCCGATTGCGTACGGCGAGTGGCTCGGTGCTCCCGGCAAGCCGACGATTTTAATCTACGGGCATTACGACGTGCAGCCCGTCGATCCGATCGAGTTGTGGACGAGCCCGCCGTTCGAAGGCACGGTGCGCGACGGAAAGATCTTTGGCCGCGGTGCCGTCGACGATAAGGGCCAGGTGCTGATGCATCTGGCCGCGATCGAAACGCACCTGCAAACGCGTGGGCGCTTGCCGCTCAACGTCAAGGTCGTGGTCGAAGGTGAAGAAGAGATCGGATCGCCGAACTTCGACGCCGCGGTCGATCGTTATCGGCGTCAGTTTTCAGCCGATGCGGCGGTCATTTCCGACACGTCGGTATTCGCCGAAGACGTGCCGTCGCTCACCACGTCGGTGCGCGGTCTCGTTCATTGGGAAATCGAGGTGCGCGGTCCGGCCGAGGACGTGCACTCGGGGTACTTTGGCGGCGTCGTACGCAATCCGCTGGAGGCGTTGGCGTCGATTCTCGCCGGACTCAAGGACGCGCAAGGCCGCGTTACGGTAGCCGGGTTTTACGATGGCGTCGGCGAGCTCGATCCGGTGCTGGCCGGCGAGTTGCGCGCGCTGCCGTTCGACGAATCGCGCGAGGCCGAACAGTTGGGTGTCCCCACGCTTGCGGGAGAATCCGGCCGAATGCCGCTCGAGCGGATGTGGTACCGGCCGACGCTCGAGTGCAACGGCATGTGGGGCGGATACTCGGGCCCGGGTTATAAGACGATCGTGCCGAGCTGGGCCAAAGCCAAGTTGTCCGCGCGATTGGTCGGCGAACAAGATCCGCTACGGGTGCGGCGCGCCGTTGCCGAGCACGTTCTCGCGCACGCGCCGTCGGGTGTTCGCGTGAACGTGAGCGACGGCGGCGAGGTTCGGCCCATCGTTATCGCGCGCGATCACCCGATCGTTGCTGCGGCTGCGGCCGCTATGGAAGCCGGCTTTGGAAAAGCGCCGGTCTTCATCGGCACCGGCGGATCGATCGGGCCGGTCGCGACCTTCGACCGCATACTGCGGCTGCCCCAGGTGCTCGTCGGCGTGGGTCTTCCCGACGACCGCATTCACGCGCCCAACGAGAAGTTCAATCTCAAACAGTTTTTTGGAGGCATTAAAACCATGGCCGCCTTGTACGACGAAGTGGCCGCAAGCGGGCTCGGGTCGGCGTAAGGCGAATCGAAGCAGCGTACAGGTGAGCGACCAGATGCAATCGACCGAGCGTTTCGGCGACCGAGCGCAAGCCTACGCAGCATATCGCCCGTCGTATCCAGACGAGGCGATTGATGCCGTGCTCGACGGTCTGGGTAACCCCAGCGGGTTGGAAATCGCCGACGTCGGAGCCGGCACGGGAATATCGTCGCGGCTGTTTGCCAGTCGCGGCGCGCACGTCATCGCCGTCGAGCCGAACGCCGACATGCGGCAAGCCTCGGTCGATCACCCGCGCGTCGATTGGCAAGCGGGTACTGCCGATCGTACCGGCTTGCTCGACCAAAGCGTCGACGTCGTCGTCGCGTGTCAAGCGTTTCATTGGTTTGCGACGCCGTTTGCGATGAGCGAAATGCGGCGCATCGCGCGACGGCGCGCCGCAATGCTGCAGTACGAACGCGACGAGCGCGATGAATTTACGAGGGCGTACGGTGACGTCGTGCGGACGTACGCGCGCGACGACACCGAAACGATGCGCATGCACGCGCTTGCGACCTTCGCGCACTTTCCGAAGGCCGCCGTCACGCGCAGCGCGTTCACCGCGCGTCAGCAGCTCGATCTCGACGGTCTGCTCGGCCGCGCAGCGTCGGCGTCGTACTTGCCTAACGTCGGCCCCGAAGCCGACGCGCTGCGCGCCGATTTGAAGGCGGTCTTCGAAAAATTCGAAAACGCCGGAAAGCTCGAGCTTGCGATGGTGACCTTCGTCCTCATCGCCGACTGGTGATTGTCGCGCTGCTTGCGGCGCTCGCAACCGCAACGCCATCCGCTTCTCCGGCGCCGCAAGAAATCTTCGATCGAGCGTTTACGCGGTTGGCTTCGTACCCGGTTGCGCCGTACGCCGTCGAGATCGCTACGCGTGACGAGAACTTCACGAGCCCAGTGCTCGGACGCGGCGGAAAAGCCGAATTCGCGGAGCGCTATACCTATAGGAGCGTAGACGGCGTCGAAAACGTTACGGAGTATCCGGTTGGGAGCGATCGGCTTCCGCCCGCGCTGATCGCGCTCAATCAGCTAGGCGCGTTTGCATGGTCTCCACGGCGCGAAAATCTCATGGCCCCGCAGGGAGCCGGCGAGCCCGCTTTGCCCGACATTCCCAAGCCTCTCAAAACGATCGCTCACGTCGTCGCGTACGGGCCGCCGAGTTACGCGTTTGCAGCCGCCGGTTCGACGGGCTCGGCGGCAGCGGTTAGCATGGAAACCGTGGACGGGCACCTCTGCTACCATCTTCGTCTGCGCCCGCTGTCCGATCCGCAGCGCCATAATCTGCGCGACCTGTGGATCGATACCACGACGTTCGACTTATGGAAGGCCACCTTCGACGGCAGCTACCGCCCTGTGCCGCTCGCGCCTTCGAGCCCATCGACGTTTACCTCGATCTTCGCACCGATCGGGCAGTACTGGATCGTTTCGCGGCAGCACTGGACCTGGACCGACGCTGCCGATGAGGTCTTCGACGACATCAACATGGAGGTGAACAAGATCGTCTTTCCGTCGGCGCTCCCGGACTATCTGTTCGATCAAGCCGAGTACGAAAAGCAGCAGCGCGCGGACATTACCGACCCTCTCGACGCGATTCTCAACGGACAATGAACGCGCAGCGCAAACTCCGGATTGGCATCGACGTTGGGGGAACGTTTACCGATGTCATTGCCATCGACGTAGCGACGCGCGAACTCGTAGCATCGGTAAAGATACCGACGACGCACCGCGCCACCGAAGGCGTTGCCGCCGGTATCGTTGACGGTATCGGGCGGCTGCTGGATCGCGCGGGCGTGCATCCCGGCGACGTGGCGTTCATCGCGCACTCGACCACGCAAGCAACGAACGCACTGCTCGAGGGCGACGTCGCGCGCGTCGGCGTCGTGGGATTATTGGGGCCCTCAGGATGGCTCGCGCGTCGCCAGATTCGCTTCGCGCCGGTGGAGCTCGCGCCGGGACGATCGCTCGCTCCCACGTTCGTGTTTGCCGCATCGCGCGATGAAGCGGCGATACGCTGCGCGGTCGACCGCGCCATCGGCGATGGCGCCGAGGCGATCGTCGCGAGCCAGCCGTTCGGCGTCGACCGGCCGGCGGCCGAGGCGAGCGTCGTCGACTACGCGCGGACGCGCGGCGTCGACGCGACCAGCGGTCACGACGTCAGCGCGACGTACGGGTTGCGCGCGCGCACGCGTACCGCCGCACTCAACGCCGCGATTCTACCGCGGATGATCCGCACTTCAAAAATGACCGCGGCGGCGGTGAAGAACGCCTCGATTCCCGCGCCGCTGATGATCATGCGCAGCGACGGCGGCGTGATGGACGTGCGCGAAATCGAGCGGCGCCCGATTCTCACCTTGCTCTCGGGACCTGCGGCAGGCGTTGCGGGCGCGCTGCTCTACGAGAATCTCACCGACGGCATTTTCATCGAGGTCGGCGGAACGAGCTCCGATATTTCCGCGATTCGTCAAGGCCGTCCGCAAATGCGGCCGGCGCGCATCGGTGGCCACCGAACGATGCTGCGCACGGTCGACGTGCGCACGCTCGGCGTTGCCGGCGGCAGCATGATTCGGATCGCGGACGGCACCGTCGTCGACGTCGGTCCGCGCAGCGCGCACATCGCCGGCTGTGCGTATGCGTGCTTCTGCGACGAGGCGCTGCTCGACGGCGCGCTCGTCGAAACCGTCGCGCCGTGGCCGGGCGATCCGCAAGACTATGCCATTCTCCGCGCACGCGACGGCACGGCAATCGCGCTAACGACGAGCTGCGCGGCAAACGCGCTCGGCTGCATCCCCGAAGGTGCGTTTGCCAACGGAAACGCCGCCGGTGCGAAACGCGCGTTCGAGATTC
The sequence above is drawn from the Candidatus Baltobacteraceae bacterium genome and encodes:
- a CDS encoding hydantoinase/oxoprolinase family protein — its product is MNAQRKLRIGIDVGGTFTDVIAIDVATRELVASVKIPTTHRATEGVAAGIVDGIGRLLDRAGVHPGDVAFIAHSTTQATNALLEGDVARVGVVGLLGPSGWLARRQIRFAPVELAPGRSLAPTFVFAASRDEAAIRCAVDRAIGDGAEAIVASQPFGVDRPAAEASVVDYARTRGVDATSGHDVSATYGLRARTRTAALNAAILPRMIRTSKMTAAAVKNASIPAPLMIMRSDGGVMDVREIERRPILTLLSGPAAGVAGALLYENLTDGIFIEVGGTSSDISAIRQGRPQMRPARIGGHRTMLRTVDVRTLGVAGGSMIRIADGTVVDVGPRSAHIAGCAYACFCDEALLDGALVETVAPWPGDPQDYAILRARDGTAIALTTSCAANALGCIPEGAFANGNAAGAKRAFEILAAHAGARGDALARTVLDVAAAKLRATIDELIADYGLERAHVTIVGGGGGAGAIVPYAAEAMGLRHRIARDAEVIAPVGVALALVRDVVERTIVAPTPEDIARLRREAIDRVVAAGASPDRVEVTVEIDSQRNRVRAAASGATALAEPVLTQRCDEDARRAAASQSLDGDAAALQRVELTAELTGYTLDGALAIVDDRGIVRLVLRGARVLVATAGTVEASAYRAIERSTRFGDVGRALPALYLLRGERIATYDGLASAQQAVALALEELEGCRESEPVALLTLPRQA